A segment of the Nitrospina gracilis 3/211 genome:
CTGGATCGCGGTTTCCGTTTTCATGAAGTCACGGGTGCGCTGGAACTGGGGTTCGAGGAGGCGGTTCAGCAGGAACGGTCTGTACCAGCCCGCGTCACGCGCGCACTCGCGGTGGCGCTGGAATCCGTGGGCGGATGCGATGCGGATGAGTTGTCCGTGCGTGAATTGAGCGTGGCGGATCGACAGTTCCTCATGCGGCACCTGGCGTGTCACCTTCATTCGGAACGCGAATGGCATTCCGCGCTCTGCCCTTCGTGCAAGGCGGTGTTCGATGTGCGTCTGCGTCCATCGGAGCTGCCGATCAAACCGCCGGGTGAAGGTTATCCGTTTGTAACCGTGCCTACGCGGTTTGGGCAGTTGCGCTTTCGCGTTCCAACCGGCGCCGACCAGGAATGTATCGCTGGATTGGAGGACGAAACGCGGGCCGTGCCGGTGTTGTTGCAACGCCTCTTGGTCGATTATCAGGACAATCCCACTGCTTTGGAGTTTTCAGGAGAAGATGTGGCCGCGATCGAGTCGGCCATCGAGTCCGTCGCTCCGGAGCTGGTGGTGTGGGTACCGACGGAATGTCCGGAATGCAAAACCGAAATGCGAGTGGAAATCGATCCTTACGCCTGCCTGCAGAGTGGTCGGCAAGGCCTCCTGCGTGAGGTGCACCGGCTGGCCAGTGCTTACCACTGGAGCGAACGCGACATCATGGAAATGCCCCGGGACCGCAGGCGTCGATACCTGGCGTTGGTGGAGGAAGCCCGCGGCATGATGCATTGAAGAGTTGGTTGAGGAGCAGGCTCGAGGATCAGCCTGAAAACGACGATGGGTTACTTTTCTGAAATCATACGCGACAGCCGTTCGACTCGGAAACAGGATGGTGTGCGTCCGCAGTCAATGCCACCGGGCGAAGTTTCGGATGCATTGCCCAAAGGTGAAGTTCAGGAATCCCCCGTGCGCGCGCAGGTGCGTGATGCAGTTGAAGTCACCCGTCCATCGAACGAGTCCACGGCACCCCCTACACCCACGCCTTCCGGTGATGAAATTCCAAAACATTCTTTGAAGGCAACGCAGGAAACAGTTCATGAAGTGAATGCGGGCGGGGTCGAATCGAGTGTAGAACCGAGTCGCGAAGAGAATAAAGTGAAATGGCTCGAACCCAATGAGGGCGCAACTTTTGCGAATGAGCCGCTCCCTGCGCTCGATCCTCCCTTCCGCTCTCAGGAGGAGGCGCCACCTGCATCGATCCCGGATTCCTCCGGCTCGCACGATGAAGCATCCTTGCCGGGGGATTCCAATCCGGTTTCCGATGCGCAGGACGGGAAGGTTCCGCCCGGAATACCAGGTAAACCGGAGTTTGTCGGAGAATCGCCTGAATCTCATCAAAACAAACGGCAGCCAAGCGATCCTGAAAGCGGGGAACCCCTTTCGATTGAAAAGCCCGTTTCGGATTTAACTCCTGAGGCAGGGGACGAGCCGCCTGAAAGCAGGGAATCGGCTTTGCCGTATTCCTACAAAGAAATTTTAAATGAACCAGTGAAGTCGGAAGAAGCTCCTTCGAAAAATGTCCAGAAGGTCGGACCAGACTCAACCCGCGGTGAGAAAGAAAAAGTCGTGCGCGACCCAAAAGAGCCCGTTCCGGAAGCGTCTGCATACAACTATGAACAGCCGATGCCTCCTGCGGACTCGTTCACTCCACCTTTTCCGCGCACCGAACCCGCTCGCGTGCCGGAGACCAACATTCGCATCGGGCAAATCGACATCGTCGTGCAGGCTCCGCAAAAAGGGGCGAAACCGCAACCCACCGCGCCCTCCAGCAATTGGTCGAGCCGTCTGTACTTGAGGAGGGTGTGAGTCATGGAAGTTCCGTCTTCGTTGTCCATCCTCTGTAAGTCGGTCCTGGAATTTGTCAACACCGGCTTGAAAGACCTCGACGACAACGTCGAGGTGGTGATGGGTGCGCCGGCGGAAGCGATGAAAGGAGACAAAAACCGCGTGAACCTGTTTTTCCATCGGTTCGAGCCGTCCGGCTTTCAAAGCGACCTGCAACCGGACGAGCCGTGGTGGATTCGTCTGCACTGCCTGGTCACCGCGTTCGGCGTCACCGAGTCGAACGTGAATGGCGACGGTGTCTCCGCAGGGGAATTCGAACTGCGCCTCATCGGTCACGTCATGCGGTTGTTTCACGAAACGCCGGTTCTGGAGACGGTCAACGTGAATGGCGAGTCGGTACGCCTGCAAACCATCTACCAACCCCTGACCAACGAAGACCTGAATCATGTGTGGGCAACACAAAGTGAAGTCAGCCTGCGCCCGACCATAGGTTACGAAATGGCGCTCGGTCCCATTGTGCCCTCCAAACGGAGTCCCGGCAAACAGATGACCGGCGACTTCCGTACCGTGGTCACGCCGGGCGTCGGTGGCACGGGCGATATGCCCTCCGCGCCGGGATCTGCCACCTGGGGCGCGCGTGGTGGTGAGGTGGATACAAACCAACTCGATTGGGCGCCGCGCTTGTGTTTTGTACTTGGAGCAGAATCGCAACCGCGTTGCGTGGAAAGTCTAAGCTTCGAAGCCGACAGCGACGCGCTCAAAAACTTCACCCCGGATATCTGGGTTGCGGGCGACACGACGGAGACCGTTTCGTTGCAGTGGGAAGTGTGGGACCCCACGTCGGGCTGGCGGCGCAAGGGGACATCGCAGGACGTGCAACCGGCGACGACGGGAATCGATCCCGACAACCCGCCGGATGGGGGTGACCTCGTAGCGTTCGCCCTGCCGTTCGATCCGGAAGGCGGTCCGGTTACCAATACGCCGGAATTTTCGTCCAAAGTTCGCGGGCAGGCGGCCGTGTATGCGGAGCGGCAGTACACGCGCCCGTCCGATGGCGCGGTGCTCACCGTGCGCAGTCAACCGTTATTGATCAGCATTTATGAAGCCGCAGGTTGATGTGATGGAAACGCAGACGGATTCTATGGAAAACGCAATCGACGTGGCGACTCTCGCTGACGAATGGGAACGCATCGAACTGTTGGTGCAGGGATTGAAATCTTCCAGGCAGGGACAGGACTTCGACCGCGAACTGCTCAATCGACTTACAGCGCTCAGTGCACGTGTGCACGCAGGGCGAGGAGCAAATCCTTATTGGAATCAACTTGGCGCGGTGGAATTGAGTGAACTCGAGCACGATGTGCTCGCCTGCGTGGCGGCGGCGGAGTTACATCCGCGCCTCGGCTGGCAGTACATGGAGCTGCAACCCGGCGTGTCGCAGCCGTATCCCACGCCAGCCCTGCTTCACGAGCTGCTGGTGCTCGATCACGATGAAATCCCGATGTTCCACATGGCATTGAGTGTGGACGGCGTCCTGCGGCGCGAAGGGTTGATCCGTGTCGAAGGGGACGATCCCTATTCTCCCGTCAAGCCCGCCCCCGGGCTCACTGCAAAGCTTCTCAGTCTGCAATTGCCGCCACCTCCGCCACCGGGCGCGATTGCGGTGCGGCAGCAGGCAACGTGGACCGACCTCGTTCTGCCTGCCCATCAGGTAACGCATCTGCGTGAGTTCCTGATGTGGTTGCGTCACCGCGAAACGGTGGAGGGAGAGTGGGGCGGACGCATGGGCGGCGGTCCGGTGGCGTTGTTCTCCGGTCCGTCGGGAACGGGCAAGACGCTGGCAGCTTCCGTTATCGCGCACGAGTTGGGTTGGCCCTTGTACCGCATCGATCTCGGCAAACTGGTGAGCAAATACATCGGCGAGACGGAAAAGAATCTGAACCAATTGTTCGACGCGGCTCATGGACGCCCGATGGTGTTGCAGTTCGATGAAGCGGACAGCCTGTTCGGCAAGCGTGGCGAGGTGAAGGACGCGCGCGACCGGTACGCCAATATGGAAGTGAGTCATCTGCTAGCGCGCATTGAGGAACACCGCGGACCGTGCATTCTCACCACCAACCTGCACGAGCATCTGGACACTGCGTTCGTGCGGCGGTTTCACGTGGTTGTCGGGTTTCCACGGCCGGACAAGGAAGCGCGTGTGCAGTTGTGGAAACGGTTACTGCCGCCGCATGCGCCACGGCGCGAAGATGTCGATCCGCAATTCCTCGGACAGGCGGTGAACCTGACCGGCGGTGGCATTCGCAACGCCGCATTGTACGCCGCGTGTCTGGCGGCCGAAGAGGGAGGCGCGATCGAACTTCGCCACGTTGCGCTCGGTGTGTGGCGCGAGATGGCAAAAGACGCCTCGCCGAGATCCCGCTCGGATCTTGGTGTGCTCGCGTCGTACCTTCCCGAGTCGAATGCTGTGCTGGCCGCTTCAACGCAGGGAAACGGAAACGGCAATGGTCACGGAGGTGGGGAATGAAGGAACCGGGGAAGCGCAATATTCATATTGGACAGATGCGCCTCATGCTTCCCTCCGGGTACGAACACCGCGCGCAGGGTCTGGCGCGGCGTGTGGTGGACCGGCTGGGCACGTATGTGTGGGACCGGCCCATCCATGTGGAACGGGTGGCGGTGCCGCCGATCCAAACCGTTCCCGGCGAAAGCGAAGCGGCACTGGCGGTGCGCATTGCCGATGCGGTGTACCGCCAACTGCGGTGAGTTTTGAATTGAACGCAATCATTTAAGGAGTCGCTATGTACAACGTCACGCGGGGCATTTTGGTGGAATATGCATTGAGCGTTCCGCCTCTGACGCTGGTATTCGATTTCAACCCGGAATCGTTGTCGCGGACCCGCGCGGTGACGTTGAAAGAACAGACCGCCCCCGGCACGGCGGGCGGTTACGACTTCGCCACGCCCACCGAAACACCGCGTGTGTCGCAGGGGGTGGAGGTGAAGGCGGAGGAGTTTTCCATCGACATCCTGCTCGACGCCACCGACCGCATGAACGACGACGAACCGATTGCGAAGGCGTTCGGCATCGCACCGGAACTCGACACCCTGAGAACCATGGTGGAACCGAAAGCGCAGGGACCCGGCGGCCTGCAGGTGCTGGCCAGCCTGGGGCATGGCGGCGGCCGTGCGTTTCAACGCAACTCCAGCGCCTCGGTTCTGCTCTTCATATGGGGCACCCATGTCCTGCCGGTGTTTCTGACCAGCGTGAAAGTGGATGAAAAAGCGCATCTGCCGAACCTCGTTCCGTACCGCGCACAGGCGACGTTGAGTTTCCAGGTCATCGAGGGCAACAACCCGTTTTACGAAGCGGAAAAAGTGCGGCAAGTGATCGGGGCGGGACTCAACACAGCGCGCACGGTGTCTTCCGCCATCGGAGGGTTGTTCTGATGTTTCTCAAAAACTCGCGCTACCTGAAGGCGAAAGCGTTTGTTCCCGATGAAACCGGACAGCAGGTGTTTCAGGGGTACCGCCCGCGCGCCATAGGTTCCGTGCCCGGCGTCATCGAGCACGTGATTCAGGAAGGCGACCGGCTGGATTTGCTGGCGCGGCATTATTACAACGATGACCGTCTCTGGTACCGCATCGTCGATGCCAACCCGGAAGTGCTGTTCTCGCAGAATTTGTCCGGAGACATCGGCAAGGGGCGCGTCATCCTCATTCCCCGCGCGAGGGAGTGACGCATGTTGCTCGATTGGCTGGAACAGGATTTTCGAAGTCCGGCGGAATGCATTGTGAAAGTGGGGGAAGGCCGGACACCCATTGAAGACCTGTATCCGTTTCTGAAAGAAGTGGTGGTGGAGACGAGCCGCGACAAACCGTTTGTCGCCACGCTCACTTTCGATACGCGCCGCGACGAATTCGGCAAGTGGGTGGTGCAGGATTCGCCGGAGATTTTCACGTGGCAACGCATCTGGATTGAAGTCGCTTTCGGGGAGCACGAGGAGGAAGTCATGCGCGGTTACGTTCGCGAGGTCAAGGCGGATTACCCGGAAGACGCGGCGACGACCACCGTCAAGCTGGAATGCCAGGACGACTCCATCTTTCTCGACCGCACGCAGGTGCGCAAGGAGTGGGGCGCGGAACAACCTACGGCGGACGGGTTGATCGTCGATGAAATCGTGCGCGGTTATCCGGGTCTCGCCATGCACATGGAAAGTGGCATGGGACTCGACGGCCTCGTCGTCCTGCAGGACAAGACCGATGCGGGATTCCTGCACGACCGCGCAGAGGCCAACGGCTACGAATTGATCTTCGAAAACGGAGAGGTGTACTTCGGGCCCATGAGGCTGGAATCCGATCCGCAGAAAACGGTGATGGTGTACGCGGGAGCCGACACGCACTGCTATCGATTTTCCATTCAGGACGACGGGCACAAGCCGGACATGGTGGCGTTCGACAAGGCGGCGGAGGACAGCGACCAGACCGAACGCGAAGTGGTGGAGCCGGACCTCCATCTTCTTGGACTGGAACCGGCGCGCAGTGTCGGGCAGGGGCCGGACTTCGTCTGGGTGATGGAAGGGCAGGGTGGCAAAACACCGGAGGAAATGCGCACTCTCGCCCAACGCAAAGCCAACGAGCGTTCGATGAAAGTCACCGCCGAAGGCGAACTCGACGGCAGTCTGTACGGACGCGTTCTGCGCGTCGGCCGTCCGGTGGGCATCGACGGCGTCGGCGAAAAATACAACGGCACCTATTACGTGGACACGGTGCGGCATGTGTTCAATCACGAAGGATACCGGCAGGCGTTCACGTTGATGCGCAACGCCTACGGCGACAACCTGGAATCCAGCGTGGACACCCTGCTGGGCGTATTGTGATCTGAAGAGGAAACCGGATAAATGGAACAGAGCCTGGTCGATCTCACGAAGCAGATCCAGAACAAGTATTACGGCAAGTATCGCGGGTTCGTGAATGACAACAACGATCCCGAAAAGCGCGGCCGCCTGCGCCTCACCGTACCTTC
Coding sequences within it:
- a CDS encoding DUF4255 domain-containing protein, which encodes MEVPSSLSILCKSVLEFVNTGLKDLDDNVEVVMGAPAEAMKGDKNRVNLFFHRFEPSGFQSDLQPDEPWWIRLHCLVTAFGVTESNVNGDGVSAGEFELRLIGHVMRLFHETPVLETVNVNGESVRLQTIYQPLTNEDLNHVWATQSEVSLRPTIGYEMALGPIVPSKRSPGKQMTGDFRTVVTPGVGGTGDMPSAPGSATWGARGGEVDTNQLDWAPRLCFVLGAESQPRCVESLSFEADSDALKNFTPDIWVAGDTTETVSLQWEVWDPTSGWRRKGTSQDVQPATTGIDPDNPPDGGDLVAFALPFDPEGGPVTNTPEFSSKVRGQAAVYAERQYTRPSDGAVLTVRSQPLLISIYEAAG
- a CDS encoding ATP-binding protein, which gives rise to MKPQVDVMETQTDSMENAIDVATLADEWERIELLVQGLKSSRQGQDFDRELLNRLTALSARVHAGRGANPYWNQLGAVELSELEHDVLACVAAAELHPRLGWQYMELQPGVSQPYPTPALLHELLVLDHDEIPMFHMALSVDGVLRREGLIRVEGDDPYSPVKPAPGLTAKLLSLQLPPPPPPGAIAVRQQATWTDLVLPAHQVTHLREFLMWLRHRETVEGEWGGRMGGGPVALFSGPSGTGKTLAASVIAHELGWPLYRIDLGKLVSKYIGETEKNLNQLFDAAHGRPMVLQFDEADSLFGKRGEVKDARDRYANMEVSHLLARIEEHRGPCILTTNLHEHLDTAFVRRFHVVVGFPRPDKEARVQLWKRLLPPHAPRREDVDPQFLGQAVNLTGGGIRNAALYAACLAAEEGGAIELRHVALGVWREMAKDASPRSRSDLGVLASYLPESNAVLAASTQGNGNGNGHGGGE
- a CDS encoding CIS tube protein, with the protein product MYNVTRGILVEYALSVPPLTLVFDFNPESLSRTRAVTLKEQTAPGTAGGYDFATPTETPRVSQGVEVKAEEFSIDILLDATDRMNDDEPIAKAFGIAPELDTLRTMVEPKAQGPGGLQVLASLGHGGGRAFQRNSSASVLLFIWGTHVLPVFLTSVKVDEKAHLPNLVPYRAQATLSFQVIEGNNPFYEAEKVRQVIGAGLNTARTVSSAIGGLF
- a CDS encoding phage late control D family protein, whose translation is MLLDWLEQDFRSPAECIVKVGEGRTPIEDLYPFLKEVVVETSRDKPFVATLTFDTRRDEFGKWVVQDSPEIFTWQRIWIEVAFGEHEEEVMRGYVREVKADYPEDAATTTVKLECQDDSIFLDRTQVRKEWGAEQPTADGLIVDEIVRGYPGLAMHMESGMGLDGLVVLQDKTDAGFLHDRAEANGYELIFENGEVYFGPMRLESDPQKTVMVYAGADTHCYRFSIQDDGHKPDMVAFDKAAEDSDQTEREVVEPDLHLLGLEPARSVGQGPDFVWVMEGQGGKTPEEMRTLAQRKANERSMKVTAEGELDGSLYGRVLRVGRPVGIDGVGEKYNGTYYVDTVRHVFNHEGYRQAFTLMRNAYGDNLESSVDTLLGVL